The proteins below come from a single Thermopolyspora flexuosa genomic window:
- a CDS encoding RNA polymerase sigma factor: MDSDSVSGPISDPCRDQVGGTIGGPDGRAIDGTIEACFGGAGGGSAGDGAVGAAAAGPHDAVRDGPRADPDEAIDDAAEEPVDGVIDGAVDGDESCGPRGGAVSALVNAAARGDAAAWEALVERFSPLVWSVIRAHRLSESDVEDVWQITWFRLTANLQKIKDPERVGSWLASTARHEALRALRWSRRVTPVDDVDTVSPWVNHHSPEQAMLESERAAAEADRLRRLGEAFETLSDRCRRLLRLLMATPPPSYQEISEALGMPVGSIGPTRARCLDCLRRAMAGEPPRHRRRRAR, translated from the coding sequence GTGGACAGCGATTCAGTCAGCGGCCCGATCAGTGACCCGTGTCGCGACCAGGTGGGCGGCACGATCGGCGGCCCGGACGGCCGTGCCATCGATGGGACCATCGAGGCGTGCTTCGGCGGGGCCGGCGGCGGCTCCGCCGGTGACGGCGCCGTCGGCGCGGCGGCCGCGGGCCCGCACGACGCCGTGCGTGACGGCCCGCGCGCCGACCCGGACGAGGCGATCGACGACGCGGCCGAGGAGCCGGTCGACGGTGTGATCGACGGTGCCGTCGACGGTGACGAATCCTGCGGACCGCGGGGCGGCGCCGTCAGCGCGCTGGTCAACGCCGCCGCCCGCGGCGACGCCGCGGCGTGGGAGGCGCTCGTCGAGCGGTTCTCGCCGCTGGTGTGGTCGGTGATCCGGGCGCACCGCCTCTCCGAGTCCGACGTCGAGGACGTCTGGCAGATCACCTGGTTCCGGTTGACCGCGAACCTGCAGAAGATCAAGGATCCGGAACGGGTCGGCTCGTGGCTGGCGAGCACGGCACGGCACGAGGCGCTGCGCGCCCTCAGGTGGAGCCGGCGGGTGACGCCGGTCGACGACGTGGACACGGTGTCCCCGTGGGTGAACCACCATTCCCCCGAGCAGGCGATGCTGGAGTCGGAGCGGGCCGCCGCCGAGGCCGACCGGCTCCGCCGGCTCGGGGAGGCGTTCGAGACGCTGTCCGACCGGTGCCGGCGGCTGCTCCGCCTGCTCATGGCGACGCCGCCGCCGAGCTACCAGGAGATCTCCGAGGCGCTCGGCATGCCGGTGGGCAGCATCGGGCCGACACGCGCCCGCTGTCTCGACTGCCTGCGCCGGGCGATGGCCGGCGAGCCGCCGAGGCACCGGCGACGCCGGGCACGCTAG